The proteins below are encoded in one region of Syntrophomonadaceae bacterium:
- a CDS encoding aldehyde ferredoxin oxidoreductase family protein, translating into MQGYHGKVLLIDLSEGTSVKKEVTKDDVQKYIGGSGLAAKLLYEETGPETDPLGPENLLILMTGPYTGTKVPTSGRHAVVSKSPQTGIWAESDIGGSWGTALKGAGIDGLLIKGIAPKPVYIWIDEGNVEIRQADHLWGKDTYQLDNLIKEETHPKAEITSIGPAGEKMVKFASIMSDGKDGRAAGRSGVGAVMGAKKLKAIAVKGSLPTTIARPEELQQSIKELLPVLTANTKARRDFGTAGTVISAEDIGDLPVKNWRQGSWKEGAAKISGQRMAETILTGRYYCGSCVIGCGRVVKISNGPYAGVEGGGPEYETLAMMGSLCLIEDLEAIALANELCNKYGMDTISTGAVIAFAMECYERGLLTAQDAGGVSLEWGSAEALIELVHQIGQRKGLGDLLAEGVKQASERMGEATREFALHVKGLEPPAHDPRAFNSLAVAYATSNRGACHLQGLSHPFEIRVTLPEIGYLEPLDRFAVKGKGELTATLQNLMSMCDSLKICKFAVIGGASLTHLVHWLNLITGWDQGIEEFLKTGERLYNLKRMYNVRMGITRKDDTLPERLLSLKRGTGGAAVNLPPLEEMLADYYRHRGWDESGIPLPSKLEELNLHWIFAD; encoded by the coding sequence ATGCAGGGTTATCATGGGAAAGTGTTGCTGATCGATCTGTCCGAAGGGACAAGTGTAAAAAAAGAAGTCACAAAAGATGATGTGCAAAAATACATCGGGGGCAGTGGTTTGGCAGCTAAGCTGCTCTATGAGGAAACCGGGCCGGAAACCGATCCATTGGGGCCGGAAAACCTGCTCATTTTGATGACCGGACCTTATACCGGGACCAAAGTGCCTACTTCCGGCAGGCATGCTGTTGTCAGCAAGTCTCCCCAGACAGGCATCTGGGCGGAGTCCGATATCGGAGGTTCGTGGGGGACGGCTTTAAAAGGAGCGGGAATTGACGGTCTGCTGATCAAAGGCATTGCTCCCAAGCCCGTATATATTTGGATTGACGAAGGAAATGTGGAGATCCGCCAGGCGGACCACCTGTGGGGAAAAGACACCTACCAGTTGGACAATTTAATCAAGGAGGAAACACATCCCAAAGCGGAGATCACCTCCATTGGCCCAGCTGGCGAAAAGATGGTTAAATTTGCATCTATTATGAGCGACGGCAAGGACGGCCGGGCTGCAGGCAGAAGCGGTGTAGGGGCGGTGATGGGGGCTAAAAAACTGAAGGCCATTGCCGTTAAGGGATCCCTGCCCACCACTATTGCCCGCCCGGAGGAGCTGCAGCAATCTATCAAGGAATTGCTCCCGGTATTAACTGCCAATACCAAGGCCAGAAGGGATTTCGGCACTGCAGGTACGGTAATCAGCGCCGAGGATATTGGGGATTTGCCCGTTAAAAACTGGCGGCAGGGTTCGTGGAAAGAAGGGGCGGCAAAGATTTCCGGGCAGCGCATGGCGGAAACCATTCTTACAGGCCGTTACTACTGCGGCTCCTGCGTGATCGGCTGCGGCCGGGTAGTTAAAATCTCCAATGGGCCTTATGCGGGGGTGGAGGGTGGGGGGCCGGAGTATGAAACTCTGGCGATGATGGGTTCCCTGTGTCTGATCGAGGACTTAGAGGCGATTGCCCTGGCCAATGAGCTGTGCAATAAATACGGGATGGATACAATTTCCACCGGGGCGGTGATCGCCTTTGCTATGGAGTGTTATGAGCGCGGTCTCTTAACGGCCCAGGATGCCGGCGGAGTTTCCCTTGAATGGGGTTCGGCCGAGGCTCTGATTGAACTGGTACACCAGATCGGGCAGAGAAAGGGTTTGGGCGATTTGTTGGCGGAAGGGGTGAAACAGGCGTCCGAACGCATGGGAGAGGCCACCAGGGAATTTGCCCTCCATGTTAAGGGGCTGGAACCACCGGCCCACGATCCCAGGGCCTTCAATTCCCTGGCGGTGGCTTACGCTACTTCGAACAGGGGTGCCTGCCACCTGCAGGGTCTTAGCCACCCCTTTGAAATCAGGGTTACCTTGCCGGAAATCGGCTACCTGGAGCCACTAGACCGGTTTGCGGTGAAAGGGAAAGGAGAACTTACGGCCACCTTGCAAAACCTGATGTCGATGTGCGATTCCCTGAAAATATGCAAATTTGCTGTGATCGGTGGGGCCAGCTTAACCCACTTGGTACACTGGCTGAACCTGATTACAGGCTGGGATCAAGGCATCGAGGAATTCCTTAAAACCGGTGAGCGGCTTTACAACCTGAAACGGATGTATAATGTCCGGATGGGCATTACCAGAAAAGACGATACCCTGCCGGAGCGGCTGTTGTCTTTAAAAAGGGGTACCGGAGGCGCGGCGGTAAACCTGCCCCCCTTGGAGGAAATGCTGGCTGATTACTACCGGCACCGGGGCTGGGATGAGTCCGGCATTCCGTTGCCGTCTAAATTGGAGGAACTTAATCTTCATTGGATTTTTGCTGATTGA